In Deltaproteobacteria bacterium, a single genomic region encodes these proteins:
- a CDS encoding prepilin peptidase, with amino-acid sequence MTTATLPRITDVVVLVLGACVGSFLNVCIYRMPEGRSVVWPGSACPSCGHRLSWWENLPIFGYLILLGRCRRCHERISPQYPLVEAIAALMALVLWRHFGPGPELAAFAFFASCLIVAAFIDLKHRIIPDLITLPGIAAGLISSCLLTSITCLDSLAGIIAGGGVFFLVAWTYGLLTGREGLGGGDIKLLAMIGAFLGWKAIPLVIMVSAGLGSIIGIAAMFVGRGGRHTAIPFGPFLSGAALLALLRGHEIITWYLRILSGE; translated from the coding sequence ATGACCACCGCCACCCTCCCCCGCATCACCGACGTTGTGGTACTCGTTTTAGGGGCCTGTGTCGGGAGTTTTTTGAACGTCTGCATCTACCGGATGCCTGAAGGCAGGTCCGTCGTCTGGCCAGGCTCTGCATGCCCATCTTGCGGTCACCGTCTGAGCTGGTGGGAAAACCTCCCCATTTTCGGCTATCTGATCCTCTTGGGGCGATGCAGGCGATGCCACGAACGGATTTCCCCCCAATACCCCCTCGTAGAGGCAATCGCCGCCCTGATGGCCCTTGTCCTCTGGAGGCACTTCGGTCCGGGTCCGGAACTCGCAGCCTTCGCATTCTTCGCATCCTGCCTGATCGTTGCCGCATTCATCGACCTCAAACACCGAATCATCCCAGATCTCATCACCCTTCCCGGAATCGCCGCAGGCCTCATCTCATCCTGCCTCCTCACCTCCATCACATGTCTCGATTCCCTCGCGGGGATCATCGCGGGCGGAGGCGTCTTTTTTCTCGTCGCATGGACATACGGACTCCTCACAGGCCGCGAAGGGCTCGGGGGCGGAGACATCAAACTTCTCGCCATGATCGGGGCCTTTCTCGGCTGGAAAGCGATTCCCCTGGTCATCATGGTGAGCGCCGGCCTCGGTAGCATCATCGGCATAGCCGCCATGTTTGTGGGAAGGGGCGGCAGGCACACGGCGATCCCGTTCGGCCCGTTCCTCTCCGGGGCCGCCCTGCTTGCCCTGCTCCGGGGACACGAGATCATAACCTGGTATCTCCGGATCCTCTCCGGGGAATAA
- a CDS encoding rRNA pseudouridine synthase, whose translation MDDVPYQPNGTQESGLVRLQKFLAEAGVSSRRASETLIRAGRVSVDGTVIREMGVKVDPSRQVVAVDGKRVVPAGVFVHLILYKPRGVVTTVRDPQRRDTVMRFLSGIPERVYPVGRLDKESEGLLFFTNDGPLAHRLIHPRFKLDKEYVVAVAGHPGREDIRRLEAGIVIHGKTTLPCRIRVTEKTAAGTILNVVLREGRKRQIREMFSAIGFRVERLTRIRLGPIRIGGLQPGRWRRLGRDEVDALRRAVGLSETRG comes from the coding sequence ATGGATGATGTACCATATCAACCGAATGGGACACAGGAAAGTGGGCTGGTCCGCCTGCAAAAGTTCCTCGCCGAGGCAGGGGTCTCTTCAAGGCGGGCCTCCGAGACGCTCATTCGGGCAGGCAGGGTAAGCGTGGATGGCACGGTGATCCGGGAGATGGGTGTGAAGGTGGATCCTTCCCGGCAGGTCGTGGCAGTGGACGGAAAGAGGGTCGTCCCGGCCGGCGTTTTCGTCCATCTCATACTCTACAAGCCGAGGGGCGTGGTCACCACGGTCAGGGATCCCCAGAGGAGGGATACGGTCATGCGATTTCTCTCGGGTATTCCGGAAAGGGTCTATCCGGTGGGAAGGCTCGACAAGGAGAGCGAGGGACTCCTGTTTTTTACCAATGACGGACCGCTTGCCCATCGTCTTATCCACCCCCGGTTCAAGTTGGATAAGGAATATGTCGTAGCGGTCGCTGGGCATCCCGGCCGGGAAGACATTCGAAGACTCGAGGCTGGGATCGTGATCCATGGGAAAACGACCCTTCCTTGTAGGATTCGGGTCACGGAAAAGACCGCCGCAGGGACGATCCTGAACGTCGTCCTCAGGGAGGGGCGCAAACGTCAGATCCGTGAGATGTTTTCCGCCATAGGGTTTCGGGTCGAGCGCCTGACGAGGATCCGCCTGGGGCCCATTCGGATTGGAGGGCTTCAGCCCGGCAGATGGAGACGGCTCGGCAGGGATGAGGTCGATGCCCTTAGAAGGGCGGTCGGACTATCGGAAACAAGGGGTTAG
- the lpxK gene encoding tetraacyldisaccharide 4'-kinase, whose product MSPYLLSVLFAACRPLSPLYSAAMVIRESLYQRGLLRTRRLPCPVVSVGNLSLGGTGKTPLVIALAEWYRSQKTSPAVLTRGYGSTAGKGPLVVTDGDRIFTSPREAGDEAFMMAETLKGVPVIAGSCRFASGLLAVERFGARVLILDDGFQHMRLARSVDLVLLPARDPFLGGRVFPGGPLREPVSALRRASALILTKAEDPTQTERARKTVHAAFPNIPVFSSATAPSALVSLAGEMHPLSHLSGLRILAFTGLADPAPFYRDLERLGARILERRSFPDHHPYTEADMERLRRKARAAGAQALVTTAKDRVKILPLEKPSGSAPPILVLEVKSLPEQGLFAFLARRQWMTPLR is encoded by the coding sequence GTGAGTCCGTACCTTCTTTCCGTCCTCTTCGCGGCATGTCGCCCCCTGTCTCCGCTCTATTCGGCCGCAATGGTCATAAGGGAATCCTTGTATCAAAGGGGCCTGCTCCGCACAAGACGCCTCCCTTGCCCTGTCGTGAGCGTTGGAAACCTCTCCCTCGGAGGAACAGGCAAGACCCCGCTCGTGATCGCCCTTGCCGAGTGGTACCGGTCGCAAAAGACGTCCCCAGCGGTCCTTACCCGAGGCTATGGCAGCACTGCCGGAAAAGGCCCTCTTGTGGTCACGGACGGAGACCGGATTTTCACATCCCCCAGGGAGGCCGGAGACGAGGCGTTCATGATGGCAGAGACACTTAAGGGTGTTCCGGTCATTGCAGGTTCGTGCAGGTTCGCCTCAGGGCTCCTTGCGGTGGAACGCTTTGGTGCGCGGGTCCTCATCCTCGACGACGGGTTCCAGCACATGAGGCTTGCACGGAGCGTGGACCTCGTGCTCCTTCCTGCCCGCGATCCCTTCCTCGGCGGCCGGGTCTTTCCCGGAGGCCCTTTGAGGGAACCCGTCTCTGCGCTCAGACGCGCATCTGCCCTAATCCTTACCAAGGCTGAAGATCCAACCCAGACGGAACGGGCCCGAAAGACCGTGCACGCGGCATTTCCAAACATCCCCGTCTTTTCGAGTGCAACGGCCCCATCGGCACTCGTCTCCCTTGCCGGGGAAATGCATCCCCTCTCGCATCTCTCCGGCCTTCGCATCCTTGCCTTCACAGGCCTTGCCGATCCCGCCCCCTTTTACAGAGACCTCGAAAGATTGGGTGCCAGGATCCTGGAAAGGCGATCCTTTCCGGACCACCATCCCTACACGGAAGCGGACATGGAACGGCTTCGGAGAAAAGCGCGTGCGGCAGGGGCACAGGCCCTCGTCACAACTGCCAAGGACCGGGTGAAGATCCTGCCCCTCGAGAAACCATCGGGATCCGCCCCCCCAATCCTTGTCCTCGAGGTAAAAAGCCTGCCTGAACAGGGTCTTTTCGCATTCCTCGCCCGAAGGCAATGGATGACACCCCTTCGTTGA